In Legionella adelaidensis, the genomic window GAATTTCTATAAAAGGGGGAATACTTTCGCCCAACAAGGTTAAAGGAACTGCCTCAATTGTTTTAATGTTACTGGTAATATTTTCACCCACAGCACCATCTCCACGGGTGGCAGCGGAGATTAAATTTCCTTGCTCATAAGTAAGATTAACGGCCAAACCATCCAACTTTGGTTCACCAACAAAAACCAATTCCTCTTCTTGCAGCGCAAGCTTATCAGCCACCCTTTTTAAAAATGCTTTTAGTTCGCTTTCAGTGAATACGTTCCCTAAAGAAAGCATTGGTTGATGGTGTGCAATGGGTTCTAGCGAGGCCACAGGAGCAATACCCACCCGTTGAGTAGGAGAGTCTGGTGAAATCAATTCAGGATATTGCTCTTCTAATTCTCGCAATTGCATAAAACAGCGGTCATATTCAATATCCGGAACCAGGGGTTCATCTTTTACGTAATAATGGTAATCATACAGACGAATTTTATCTTTTAATTCTTTTAATTTATTCGATATATCTTCTGCCATTACAAAAACCAATGTAATAAAGAGTATCTAGTATATACTGTCTTCTTCAATATATAACAAGGGAAATGATGAGCGAACTTAATCTGGTTTATCTCCTATTAGGTGCAGGTATTTTATTACCCATTACTTTTATATTTTTTCTCTTTAAACGCTATGAGAAATTCCAAACGCTCATCACAGAAAGAATTCATCAATTACACTTGGATACACAACAAGTAGCTCAAACTAGCCAGCAAGCCCTGATAGAGAAAATTGCACAAGGGCACCTGTCAACGCATCAAATCATAACGGATATAGTCCAGCGCCAAATGGTGGATATTCGTGAGCAAATGAACCACAGTTTCAAGCAACATGCCTCGTCTTTAACCTCTCATTTACAAACACTTACTGAAGAGATTAGAAATCACTTACATGCATTAACTACCCAAGTAAACACAAAGTTAACCGAAGGATTTGAGAAAACCTCTACGACTTTCGTCGATGTAGTAAAACGATTAACTATTATTGATGAAGCGCAAAAGAAAATTACTGAATTATCCACCCACGTAGTGAGTTTACAAGATGTATTAATGGATAAAAAATCCCGTGGGGCTTTCGGAGAAGTACAGCTCTCGGCATTAATTAGTAATATGATCCCAACAACTAATTACAGCTTGCAATACACTTTAAGTAATCAAAAGCGAGCGGATTGTATACTCTTTCTACCAGAACCCACTGGAAATATCGTCATCGACGCAAAATTTCCATTAGAAACCTTCCAAAAATTAATGAATACCCCCTCAACCTCTGCGGAAATAAAAACCCTGCAACAGCAATTCCGCCAAGACTTGCAAAAACATATTAAAGACATAGCGGAAAAATATATTATTCCTA contains:
- a CDS encoding DNA recombination protein RmuC codes for the protein MSELNLVYLLLGAGILLPITFIFFLFKRYEKFQTLITERIHQLHLDTQQVAQTSQQALIEKIAQGHLSTHQIITDIVQRQMVDIREQMNHSFKQHASSLTSHLQTLTEEIRNHLHALTTQVNTKLTEGFEKTSTTFVDVVKRLTIIDEAQKKITELSTHVVSLQDVLMDKKSRGAFGEVQLSALISNMIPTTNYSLQYTLSNQKRADCILFLPEPTGNIVIDAKFPLETFQKLMNTPSTSAEIKTLQQQFRQDLQKHIKDIAEKYIIPNETTDGAIMFIPAEAIFAEIHTNYPELVTLSHKLKVWLVSPSTLMAVLTTARAVLKDDATRKQVHIIQKHLQSLADDFQRFEKRMDKLTKHIDLAHQDVNEVNTSAKKITQRFQKIEAVEIEGADVALLE